One Triplophysa dalaica isolate WHDGS20190420 chromosome 1, ASM1584641v1, whole genome shotgun sequence DNA segment encodes these proteins:
- the naa40 gene encoding N-alpha-acetyltransferase 40 — MGRKSNRAKEKKQRRLEERAAMDAVCAKVVAANKLEDPFSAFPVFKKYDRNGLNLEIECKRVAALSPETVEWAYNLTRANMQTLYEQSEWGWKEREKRDEMKDERAWYLLARDADSSPVAFSHFRFDVECGDEVLYCYEVQLESRLRRKGLGKFLIQILQLIANSTQMKKVMLTVFKHNHGAYQFFREALHFEIDETSPSMSGCCGDDCTYEILSRRTKYGEASGHAHGGGHCGGCCH, encoded by the exons ATGGGG AGAAAGTCAAACAGAGCAAAGGAGAAGAAGCAGAGGCGGCTTGAAGAAAGGGCAGCTATGGATGCTGTGTGTGCCAAGGTGGTTGCAGCCAATAAG CTTGAAGACCCCTTTTCTGCCTTTCCAGTGTTCAAAAAGTATGACAGAAATGG GTTAAATCTGGAGATTGAGTGTAAACGGGTAGCTGCATTGAGTCCTGAAACAGTGGAGTGGGCCTATAATTTGACTAGAGCCAACATGCAGACGCT ATATGAACAGAGTGAGTGGGGATGGAAGGAGAGGGAGAAAAGGGACGAGATGAAGGATGAGAGGGCGTGGTATCTCCTTGCCCGTGACGCTGATTCATCACCTGTAGCGTTTTCCCACTTCCGATTTGATGTAGAGTGTGGAGATGAAGTTTTGTATTG CTATGAGGTTCAATTAGAGAGTAGACTCAGACGGAAAGGCCTGGGGAAATTCCTCATCCAGATCCTTCAGCTTATTGCAAACAG cacacaaatgaaaaaggtGATGTTGACAGTATTTAAACACAATCATGGGGCTTACCAGTTCTTCCGGGAGGCTTTACA TTTTGAGATTGATGAAACTTCACCCAGCATGTCCGGTTGCTGTGGAGACGACTGCACCTATGAGATCCTGAGCCGAAGAACAAAATATGGCGAGGCTTCGGGGCATGCTCATGGAGGCGGCCACTGTGGAGGCTGCTGCCATTAA
- the b3gat3 gene encoding galactosylgalactosylxylosylprotein 3-beta-glucuronosyltransferase 3 gives MRVRLKLKTVFVFYFMVSLLGLIYALMQLGQRCDCRDYGESKDQQISQLRGELQKLQEHIKTSELSKISKPNLHAIYVITPTYARLVQKAELSRLSHTFLHVPRLHWIVVEDAAQPTPLVTDFLAASGLTYTHLHKLTPKDKKLQENDPSWLKPRGAEQRNEGLRWLRDMGAAAEGKEAAALEEAVVYFADDDNTYSLQLFEEMRYTNRVSVWPVGLVGGMKFESPVVQDGRVVRFHTGWRPNRPFPMDMAGFAVSLRLILSNPEACFDGDAQMGFLESSFLQHLVTMDDLEPKADLCTKVLVWHTRTEKPKMKREDALQRQGLGSDPDVEV, from the exons ATGAGAGTGAGACTGAAGCTGAAGACTGTGTTTGTCTTCTATTTCATGGTGTCCCTGCTAGGACTCATATATGCGCTAATGCAGCTCG GTCAGCGCTGTGACTGCAGAGATTATGGCGAGTCTAAAGATCAGCAGATCTCTCAACTCAGAGGGGAGCTGCAGAAGCTACaagaacacataaaaacatcagAACTGTCAAAAATCTCTAAACCTAATCTGCACGCAATTTATGTGATAACACCAACATATGCAAG ACTGGTGCAGAAGGCTGAGCTCAGTCGATTGTCTCACACCTTCCTCCACGTTCCTCGGTTACACTGGATCGTGGTGGAGGACGCTGCACAGCCAACTCCACTTGTCACAGACTTCCTAGCTGCGTCTGGCTTGACCTACACCCACTTACACAAGCTGACCCCCAAAGACAAGAAGCTTCAGGAGAATGATCCCAGCTGGCTGAAACCCCGGGGTGCTGAGCAGAGAAATGAGGGTCTGCGCTGGCTCAGGGACATGGGTGCTGCTGCAGAGGGAAAAGAGGCAGCCGCTCTTGAAGAGGCTGTGGTGTACTTTGCTGATGATGACAACACTTACAGCCTGCAGCTTTTTGAAGAG ATGCGATACACAAACCGCGTCTCTGTGTGGCCTGTGGGACTAGTGGGAGGGATGAAGTTTGAGAGCCCGGTGGTTCAGGATGGAAGGGTTGTGCGCTTCCACACTGGCTGGCGTCCCAATCGGCCTTTCCCCATGGACATGGCTGGTTTTGCAGTATCCCTAAGGCTGATTCTGTCTAATCCTGAAGCATGTTTTGATGGTGATGCTCAGATGGGCTTCTTGGAAAGCAGCTTCCTTCAGCATTTGGTTACTATGGATGACCTTGAACCTAAAGCAGACCTGTGTACCAAG GTGCTGGTGTGGCACACCCGAACTGAGAAACCAAAGATGAAGCGGGAAGACGCACTGCAGAGACAAGGGTTGGGTTCAGATCCTGATGTGGAGGTGTGA
- the arl2 gene encoding ADP-ribosylation factor-like protein 2 yields the protein MGLLTILKKMKHKEREMRLLMLGLDNAGKTTILKKFNGEDVSTISPTLGFNIKTLEHRGFNLNIWDVGGQKSLRSYWRNYFESTDGLVWVVDSADRLRLEDCRKELSVLLLEERLGGATLLVFANKQDLPGALSKDAIREVLGLDDIKMHHWCIVGCSAVTGENLLTGVDWLLDDIAARIFTSD from the exons ATGGGATTACTCACGATCTTGAAGAAGATGAAGCACAAGGAGCGGGAAATGCGACTACTGATGCT TGGTCTTGACAATGCTGGAAAAACAACCATCCTGAAAAAGTTTAATGGGGAAGATGTCAGCACTATTTCTCCAACGTTGGGGTTCAACATAAAGACTCTTGAGCATAGGGG GTTTAATCTGAATATCTGGGATGTGGGAGGTCAGAAGTCGTTGCGGTCGTACTGGAGGAATTATTTTGAAAGCACAGATGGACTGGTGTGGGTAGTGGACAGTGCAGACCGATTGAGACTGGAAGACTGCAGAAAAGAGCTGAGTGTCTTATTACTAGAGGAG CGATTAGGAGGAGCCACTCTGCTAGTGTTTGCCAACAAACAAGACCTGCCTGGTGCACTATCAAAAGATGCCATACGAGAG GTTCTAGGCCTGGATGACATTAAGATGCATCATTGGTGTATAGTGGGATGCAGTGCAGTGACTGGCGAAAATCTGCTGACAGGCGTGGACTGGTTACTTGATGATATAGCAGCTCGGATCTTTACATCTGACTGA
- the batf2 gene encoding basic leucine zipper transcriptional factor ATF-like, with the protein MPVAFMENFDRGSPFSQSDSQSPPDWTTEQTGEHKHQRRDKNRDAARKSRKKQTEKADVLHEELQTLEQSNAAYLKEIAELKKELQFYTTALEQHEPHCIKLCPHGPPVPMTVQGLPSTATPPRSDFPFIPDPNPLPLDLDFLSGSPHNSLEMSLTELIDSSEFSPWDIVNGVGYLPQI; encoded by the exons ATGCCAGTTGCCTTCATGGAAAACTTTGACCGAGGCAGTCCTTTCTCTCAAAGTGATTCTCAAAGTCCTCCAGACTGG ACGACAGAACAAACAGGTGAACATAAGCATCAGCGCAGAGACAAGAACAGAGATGCAGCTCGCAAGAGTCGCAAAAAACAGACGGAAAAAGCAGACGTGTTGCACGAG GAACTCCAAACTCTAGAGCAGTCCAATGCGGCATACCTGAAAGAAATCGCAGAACTGAAGAAAGAGCTTCAATTCTATACCACTgctttggaacaacatgaacCTCATTGCATTAAACTGTGCCCACATGGTCCACCAGTACCCATGACCGTTCAAGGACTTCCATCCACAGCTACACCCCCTCGCTCAGATTTCCCCTTCATCCCTGATCCTAACCCCTTGCCCTTGGACCTGGATTTTTTGTCAGGCTCTCCACATAATTCACTGGAAATGTCTTTAACAGAACTCATTGACAGTAGCGAATTTTCTCCTTGGGACATTGTGAATGGTGTTGGCTACTTGCCgcaaatttaa
- the sb:cb1058 gene encoding uncharacterized protein sb:cb1058, which translates to MTIGKSSKKNKAPRSPLFLDKANGFYWRLDEMDGDDVQIEWNITDEPMQNLSSPDNMTVAGWIEEDDHLTEFNQGMVDDDGTTLLKRKPSRLSRRWSRKTLTKLSPGKESQNVTTETDNRAVLQEAQTKEVTNNGEPDLVHFSVREQADDQILILRKKERENELENVRKENKTEGKINGESTEIEKRNTFKNYRKAVDRALRCGWESFITNLYSVTLTPISSTSSSSPPVRSKMDRNCVLAEFR; encoded by the exons ATGACTATCGGCAAGAGCTCCAAGAAGAACAAGGCCCCTcgttctcctctctttctggACAAGGCTAATGGATTCTACTGGCGTTTGGATGAGATGGATGGAGATGATGTACAGATCGAGTGGAATATCACAGATGAGCCGATGCAAAACCTGAGCAGTCCAGACAACATGACAGTCGCAGGCTGGATAGAAGAGGATGACCATTTGACTGAATTTAACCAGGGAATGGTGGATGACGATGGAACCACTTTATTAAAGAGAAAGCCAAGCAGACTGAGTCGCCGCTGGAGCAGGAAAACTTTAACAAAATTATCCCCAGGAAAAGAAAGCCAAAACGTAACCACTGAGACTGATAATAGAGCGGTGCTGCAGGAAGCTCAAACTAAGGAGGTAACAAACAACGGAGAACCAGATCTGGTCCACTTCTCTGTAAGGGAGCAAGCAGATGATCAGATTCTGATTTTGCGAAAGAAGGAACGGGAAAATGAGCTGGAAAATGTAAGAAAGGAGAACAAGACTGAAGGCAAGATAAATGGAGAGTCAACAGAGATTGAAAAGAGGAACACTTTTAAGAATTACCGCAAG GCCGTTGACAGAGCTTTGCGTTGTGGATGGGAGTCTTTTATTACCAATCTTTACAGTGTGACCCTGACACCGATCTCATCGACATCTTCATCCTCACCACCAGTCAGATCCAAAATGGACAGGAATTGTGTTTTAGCAGAGTTCAGATAA
- the rcor2 gene encoding REST corepressor 2, which produces MPSVMERSGSGVLSRSRAKTVTNGSSQHSEDESSDEEHPHDSMIRVGGDYQAQIPEYKPDCASRFSEKDQRSMLVWSPNSRVSDAMLDEYILLAKEKHGYNMEQGLGMLLWHKHDVEKSLADLANFTPFPDEWTLEDKVLFEQAFSFHGKSFHRIQQMLPDKLISCLVKYYYSWKKTRTRTSVMDRQARKLLSKREKDESNDEIEEGDPGSDSDFEVNARKESAKQNPGKGGGGGSDKGPSKTGPIRKENQGAQYRHHPLRARRRPPKGMYLEQEDIVAVSASTDSGTLTIRQVDTQLVSLKRQVQSIKQTNSLLKHNLNEGIDGVRPAEPNQKLNSRWSTEEQLLAVQAVRRYGKDFAAIADVIGNKTVAQVSSFFVSYRRRFNLEEVLREWQAEQDVVLGSRGRTADVELNGSTGVEDDEARMDCISPPHSDSPLPSSDTSVTGNTNSAQSSPPLAQPPPLLRPAPPAAPPSLLRQPPPLQTRPLQTRTPHNHPPPPLIRPAVASSLHQGTLRNSLDSSTGQLPPSLVGLKVESTQSH; this is translated from the exons ATGCCATCGGTGATGGAGCGATCGGGCTCTGGTGTACTGTCCCGAAGCAGGGCCAAAACCGTCACGAATGGCAGCAGCCAGCACTCCGAGGACGAGAGCAGTGATGAGGAACACCCACATG ACAGTATGATTCGCGTTGGCGGGGACTACCAGGCACAGATCCCAGAATATAAACCAG ACTGCGCATCTCGCTTTAGTGAGAAGGACCAGAGGAGCATGCTGGTGTGGTCCCCCAACAGCCGAGTGTCTGATGCCATGT TGGATGAGTACATTCTGCTGGCCAAAGAGAAGCATGGGTACAACATGGAACAG GGTCTTGGCATGCTCCTGTGGCACAAGCATGATGTGGAGAAGTCACTGGCCGATCTGGCCAACTTCACTCCCTTTCCTGATGAGTGGACATTGGAAGACAAAGTCCTCTTCGAACAGGCCTTCAGTTTCCACGGCAAGAGCTTCCATCGCATACAACAGATG ctgcCTGACAAACTGATCTCATGTCTGGTGAAATATTACTATTCATGGAAGAAAACCAGAACCCGGACCAGCGTCATGGACCGCCAAGCACGCAAGCTCCTCAGCAAAAGAGAAAAGGATGAGAG TAATGATGAGATAGAGGAAGGAGATCCAGGCAGCGATAGTGACTTTGAGGTTAACGCCAGGAAAGAG TCTGCAAAGCAGAACCCTGGAaagggaggaggaggagggagCGATAAGGGCCCAAGCAAGACTGGTCCAATACGGAAAGAGAACCAGGGTGCACAGTATCGACACCATCCTCTACGGGCTCGCCGGAGACCTCCTAAAGGGATGTACCTGGAGCAGGAGGACATTGTTGCCGTCTCGGCCTCCACTGACTCAGGAACTCTTACGATTAGACAGGTGGACACACAGCTGGTGTCACTTAAGAGACAG GTCCAAAGTATCAAACAAACCAACAGCCTGCTGAAGCACAACTTAAATGAAGGAATTGATGGCGTGAGACCAGCAGAG CCCAACCAAAAATTGAACTCACGTTGGTCAACTGAGGAACAGCTTCTGGCTGTTCAGG CTGTCCGGCGTTACGGCAAAGACTTTGCAGCCATAGCTGACGTGATTGGCAACAAGACTGTAGCACAGGTGAGCTCATTCTTTGTGAGCTACCGAAGACGCTTCAATCTTGAGGAGGTGCTGCGTGAATGGCAGGCAGAACAGGATGTGGTTCTGGGCAGCAGGGGGAGAACGGCAGACGTGGAGCTGAACGGGTCGACGGGAGTGGAAGATGATGAG GCGAGGATGGATTGTATCTCTCCCCCTCACTCTGACAGTCCCCTCCCCTCCTCTGACACCAGTGTTACTGGGAACACCAACTCGGCCCAGTCTTCTCCACCTCTGGCTCAACCTCCACCTTTACTGCGCCCTGCTCCCCCCGCAGCGCCTCCCAGCCTGCTCCGGCAGCCTCCCCCATTACAAACGCGACCTCTACAAACCCGGACGCCCCACAACCACCCTCCCCCTCCTCTTATCAGACCGGCAGTGGCATCCTCTCTCCACCAGGGGACACTGAGGAACTCTCTAGACTCCTCTACCGGACAGCTGCCGCCCTCTCTGGTGGGACTGAAGGTGGAATCCACCCAGTCACACTAA